The Pochonia chlamydosporia 170 chromosome 3, whole genome shotgun sequence genome contains the following window.
tggttgggCGTACAGAAGCTGGACGCTATGGGCCGTTTGATATGGTTGAAGGTCTCCGTCAATTGTGCCAACCAAAGATTTGGGTCTCAAGTATTCTTATTATGATAAGTATTGGGTCAGCCACACCCTTATGCCGGTTTCGATAGATTGCACGCTAATATTTTCGTAATTTTCAGCGGCTTTAATTTCTTTGGCCTGTCAGTTACTCGAAGCGTTAGCGCCACGTCACGATCAACTATCGACACCTGTCGAACGTTGTTCATATGGATTGTGTCGCTGGGTCTTGGCTGGGAGTCATTCAAATTTCTCCAAATCGTTGGTTTCGCCCTGCTAGTGTATTCAACTTTCGTCTTCAACGGGATCGTACAGCCTCCACTAGATAGTTTGCGCGTTGAAGGGGAGGTAGAGGAGTTACTTCCCGAGGAACCCATCGAGCACCAGTAGCATCTCCGGCTTGGCATACTGGCACCACGATGAGACCCCTTGACCCTATATCACCTTGtgtctcttttctttgcaAATCTTTGTTTGGTTTGACTAGTTATGCATAGTACTTGGATTTGTTTTGGGAATTGGCGTGCGTAGGATCTGGTGGACACACTAGACATTCTAAAAATATGTTGGTTTGTGAACTCTGAGGGCTAGAGGCCGGCGTCTGGATAGCAAATTTTTCCTTACCATATATCATCTACTAGGATTTTATGCCGACAATTATCTAGATTTCGCCATTGCTACGTTAATGAAACATCCACTCGTTCACTGGACGCTAAGAAATGGTGCTGTCACAGACGACAGCACAAACCAAGCCTTATGGATTTTAAGATTGAACAAATAACTAGACATTTCCAATTACAATAGACGCTAGGACTGCGGATAGAAATACAAATGACAATGTCGCCTGTTGCCGCTCAAGTGCATTACGTGATATGAAAAGCGCCTTCAGCTGTATCAACACCGTGAAACTCATTTTCTGACCTCAGGTGACGTTGCATAGAAGCTCTGCTTCGAGGATAAATTTCCCTTCTTTGTACTTTTCAGAGTTCTCGTAGGCTTTGTCGTACTTCCAACCAACGGTTTCCTTGCATTGGCGGCAGGTAATATCTCGCACAATATGCCTACCAGTTGTCATATTCCGCTCACTGGGATCACCGGCCTCGATGTTCACCACACTGTGAAACAGATACGCCTTGCCATGCTGTCCGCGGAAGTTCTATGATTATATGTCTGTCAGAAGATACTCATACGCGGCCCCCCGTCTGGAAAGGGGCAACCAAGTGATCAAGCTTGTACCAAAACGCCCCAAAATTTGCTAACATGCAATATTCAAAGGCGCTATCTGGTACTTGCCCCCCGTAGTAAATCTCAGATATCAGGGATATTGGAGACCTCATGAAGGTATAGGGAACTACATACCCGACTGATAATGTCCTCGTGGTTTGCAAGGTGAGCCTTGCACGACTTGCAGCCGTAGATCTTGCTGCTATTTAGATAAGTGTTGTACGAAAGGCCCATTTCGCCAGTTGTAGACAGAGTATGGAATTGTAATACGATCGAAATAAAAACCAGGGAGCATTCAAAAGAAGCTGTAGGAGATTCGTTCTGACGTAAAGATCGGCTTGGGCCGCTGGCCGGGTGAATGGTGAGATGGATACTGCCAGCGGGTTCTACGTCAGAAGTCCGCAGAAGTCCCTAGATGCCTGCGTATGGAAGACGGCGACCTCTCTGCTTTATCACCGTAGTTAAAGAAAGTATGCGGCACTGAGGATGGCAATCCAGGATGCCACAGAATTGCGCAGGGTCTTGTGAAAGGACAAAGGACTGGCCGTTGAGGTCGATTAGTGTCAATGGAGTCTGGTAGGGTTGAAGCGGATGcgatcaagtctggtgctcccAGCCTCCATGTCTAGTATGTCCACTGGAGCTTTGGGgccaacagcaccagatgGTCCGTTAAtcagtgtctggtctggttccttgTGGCTGGTGCGGCTGtgcaacatttgaaccagactaGATGTGCACTCCCACtgggctcaagtgctgggACAGGACTGACTCGCTGACTCACTGATATCAGACGTCACGAGGTTCGAGAAGTTAAGTGGCAACTTTGAATTTTGTTCTTTCCGTCTTTCCCGCTTCGAAACATCAACAGTTTTAGCAAGTCAATATGGAATACAGTCGACCTCGGGGGATTCTTCGAAGGTATCTGCAACGGCATCATTACTTCCAGCAACATGGGCTTCACATTCTGGCTACTGATATTTATAGCGTCTGGTCATTTGTCTCTTACGCAATCCACTTATAGGATGCATGTGGCGCCAAGTCTGGCTCCATCGATGAATTCAAGGTCTGACGGGATGACTAACGCACTGGACGCTTGGTATTTGAATGCACCCTATCATGATGGGACATTTTTGACCACTGATCACCACTCAGGGTCAAGCCGCATTAGAGTAGACCTGTTCGTCACAACATCCAAGTCATTTATACCTAGTTCCTCACCTTTATCGACACTTCGTCCAAGTTTCCCGTCTCCTATATAGCGAAGTGCCACGTTAGGCTTCTAAACTAGCCCTGGATGCTTTGCGGGTGGTCCCCTGTAGCTTCAACTTGCTAAGAGTAACCCTGTTCGGCGGGTCTGAAACTGTGATTCCTAGCAAAGCATCAAGTCATGGGAACTTCTACCaatttccttctctttcGCCAAATACTTTCGTTGTCTTGGATGGCAGCGTGCTATtagccgccatggcagcgGAACGGCCACACAGTTGGCTCTTGGCCCTTCCGGGTGCGATACGTCGCCTTGAAAAGCTGTCGAGGTACTTTCTCCGTTTCTGGCTGGCGCCTACCAACTTGGTGAGGGAGTAAACTTTCGTGTATCAACTGAAATTGGCGGCAACAACCTCTCTACGTCATAGTCTCGCCATATGTATTCCCCTCGCCCTAGTACTTTCTAATGTCATTACATACTAATTTGGTTGATGCGTACCATTAGATCAAATTTTGCGATGACTCTGAATTCAAATCGGAAACGGTGACCTCATTGTTTTTGGTTAAGATGCGCGGACTGCCGGTGGGGATCTGTGGTGTAGTTGCTAAATGTATGATCCAACATTTGTCTCAGTCGTAGTCTTAGAAATGAGGACCACTTGGAAGCGGCATCATCACTTTTATGATTGTGTACTTCTTAGCAATCCTGCATCTAGGGTTACCATAATATGAGTAAGAGAGAGTATGGTGACGGATCTGTTGCTTAGAAACCCGGACAGCTTGATAACAACAGGAACTGATTGATGGGACCACGTAAGTCGATAAAATTTCTCTGCACACACCGTGATAAATGATCTGATAATGACATCCGGACGAAGTTGTTCGCCGATATTTCAGATGATCCGAAAAGATAAGTACCGGCCAGATGAGCTTCAGGAGCATGTTTGCTATGTGCATATGGTAAAGAGCCAGAGCTCTGGCGAGTATAGCCCTGAAACGGATCGCTCCGAGAATACTGGCGAATTGCCCTTCCGGTACTCTGAAGAGAGTAGCTGGTCAGAGTAGAAAGTCATGTAGCCCATCTGCTCGAACACGACTCTGGGTCTGTCGGTACGGGAGTGTATGTGTACCAGATCCGAAGCCCTCAGCAGCGTAGCCTTTGCTCAGAATCGCAGAACCTTCACCTCTGccttgcagcaaagccatcaaaaacCAGCACAGGCATAAGTGCATTATCAAACCGACCCGGGGGTTATTGCTGGTTAGGTCATGGCTTTTTATGAGAAAGACGAAGCCTCTCATAGAATGCTTGAAATTGAAAATAGACTCCGGAAGGCTACCGTCCTGGCAAGGAGTTTGGCTGTTCTTGTCTCAAAGAGGGCCTTCGTACCTGGTTGTAGCTGACAGTTTCTTATGGAAATCGGGAAATGATGTTGAAAGCATGACGAGGGTTGAACTGTAAATCATTGCGACTATCTAGGTACGTAAGCTGAGTAGAGACATGTAGCCTTGGCGTTGTGAGCAACAAACACACTAGTGTTCAACGATGCACGATCTTGTGCCAGATTGTACAAACTATGGCTTGTTGGTcagcaacggcaacatgACAAAGGTTTCACAGTGGAGTCGCGGTAACCGGGCCAAACGACTTGCTTTGCCGTAAAGTAAAGGAATGAAATATAGTCGGTCATGGCTTATCAGGTAAGAATTGGCGAAACGCCCTTAACAATAAAAATTGCAGCATTATGGAGGGTTATCTTCTAAAAAAACTTGAATAGACAAGGCCTCAAACATCAAAGCAGTTATCTTCCAGGAACGCCATATAAAAATGCTTGAGGGATAGGGACAATACCACGGACTATCAGCTTCATTGCTTCCCTTGTTTCCCCTTGACATCGAGGTTCTTATCCTGGATGTTATTGAAGTGCCAGATACCTTGCTCCCTGTCTTGCTCCAGCCGTTCCATATCTTTCTGGCTGACCGGGACGCCTTCTATACCTTTAACAGCCTTTCCTTCTAGAAACATGATGAAccctccaacaccagccacTGAGCATCCCAGGGCAACAAAGAGGCCTGTGGCCCAACTCGGGCGATTATAACGGTTCATACCCCACATGAATCCTGACAAAACGCACTGTAAGAATGTATTTGCTACCATCAACCAGATAACTAGATCCAGTTTCCAAACTTGGGTTGGTCTGGCTCGCACTCCTGTAAGGGGAGCCTCGGGAATCTTCGTCTCGGGAAATGGGATCGCAGAGCGTGAGGTTGGCTGAAGCTCGTTCCCATTAACGTTGCGTGGGCCAACAGAGGGTGGCAGTTCTCTCGAGCCTGCCAGTCGAAACCAGCCACGATGAATACCCGCCAGTCGCCGGAGGGCTTCGTGCTTTTTGGCCAGCCGGTACTGTAGCAGAAAGTATAAATCTCTGAACCGCCAGGGAGCAAGTCCAAACCCGGTGACGCAGAACAGCGCATTGAGAATTTGTGAGTCGATTTCGATCCAGATGCGTCGTGGTGAGTTGATGTCATTGCAGGTAGGGTGGCACATCGCAGGCGCTGGTTCAGTCCGTTAGTTTACATGTTCGCGCGACTGACTTGAAGAACTGTTCTTACAGGCATTGCAAAGTAGCAGAAACAGCATTCCACCCCAGGCAACCACGTTCAATCCGTAAATGGTGACCGCAAAACCCACAGGTGTGAGAATGTAGCTCCAGAacgcaagaaggccaagctTTGTCGATTCGCCAAATGAGTGTTTTGGAGGAAAATGATAACCGTTTGGGAATGGGGCTGCCGAGGCCGGTTCACCTGCGCACTTGGCTATTGTCTGGGTACCCGAGCTGCCATCATGGTTGCTTTCTGTGCGGATTTCTTCGGGTACGGGTTGAATCGGGGTAGGTTGCGTAGCATCTTCACCCAAAGGGGCTGTTTGCGTTCGAGCGGAACTAAGCGTACCAGAGGTAACTCGAGGGCCAGTCTGCCGTGAGAGAATTGACGAAGCTATACCACCGGTTgcagcaaagaagccttCAGGAAGCTCGGATTGTTCAAAGCTTTGGGATACACGGCGCAGACGTCCGCTGAGGGAAGACGACGCAGCCGGGCGGTTCGCGACTGCAACCTTTGATCCATCAGAATTGGGAGATTGCGTGAGTTCTATCGGCGAGCCTTGGTCGACGGAGGGAAAAGGCTCGGCCTCTGTATTGTTGTCTCTGGTGTAGGACATGGTCGCCCTTTCGAGCAAATTTGACGATGCGAATCACCAAATCGAGGCACCAGGAAGTAAACTCACGTCGGACCGGCTATGTCGATGGATCGCCAATTAAACTTGCAGGAAGAGCAGATGTCAACTGGCGGAAGAAGTGTTGTGAGGATAAAATAGCTGAACGAATATGAAGTTTTGGACAAAACTTTGGTGATGGGTATGGCAGGGAAGACAGGGACGCAGTTCGTGTTCCCTGCAGCAGGCTTGCTTAATATGTCAATGGGCGACTGCACGCTGTTGGGAtagcaccagttgaccttaATTACTtggtacctaggtaggtggtCTTGCAGAgcctgtactccgtaccgGACTAACCGTACATTGTGGGGCAAAACCGACCCTCACCCCACTCGGCTCTCATTGGCCACATATGTACAGTACCGACAGTAGGTGCTCAAACGGAGATCGTTTCTGCACAGGGGCGAGGATTTCCCCACTAACTGTGCCACTTACCAAGTGCTTCTAGATGAGCACTATATACTGCACTCTATCCTTTGAGCGCAATTATCACGTTCGCTCGCTCGGGCCCTGCCCTTAATTCCCAGGGAAAGTTAGGGACTAAAACTCTATCCTTGCCTGCGGTACTGCGATTATAATTGCCAATCTGGCAGCGCATACGTTGTTCTGCCGGACTCAGGAAAATCAATTGATAGCCAGGTAATTTACAAGATATTCGTACCCAGTGGGGAAAACTGCCTCCCAAGCAATCCTCATTAGTGTAGAGCCGGTCATGGTTGCCGGTATCATTTTCCCTCTGGTACTTTGTACCTGCGctcttcaccacctcccGTGGTACTCGCACAACTCCAGACTCTCGCGCGGTCGAGCCATCCGTCGGGGTTCGGAAGTCCTCGTCTGGGACGAGCCTTCAAACGATGCGAGTGAGTTGAGCCAGACAACACCACTTGGGACAATCTAGTCGTTTGTGCAACAGATACACGGTAgctctgtctggtgccatggcAGCATCAACGTCAAGCAAATACACCTAGATACTTACCCAGCAGTCACCAATCTTCCCACGAAATTGCCTTCTCCTGGGTGCTGAGCTACCAACGTACCCACAGAATTCTTTATGGTTCAGATATGTCGGGAATGCCGTTTAACCAGCTCACTGGATGTTCGAGAGTCGAGACCCATGGCTTGGCAGTCAGTTCGTCTGTCTGGCTCATCTTGGAGTAAGCTTTCCTCAGAAATAAGCCACTCGATGGCCCTGGTTCACTGGTCTGTGCCCCGAGGGCTGGCTGGAACCTTCAATCCATTACTGTACTTTTATCCGTGCAGAACGCCCGAACGCAGCGGAGATTATGGAATGCACCGACTCATGAATGCCCGAAGGTGGCCCAACTGAAGGTTGATGTCCAGTTGTTAGGCCCGCAGCAGGTGGGGTGTGTGATCGTGCATACATCTATCAAGCCATTGGGCGATGTCTGGTTTCGTCTGGTCCCAGTGCCGTCAATTGAAGGCGGTCTGGTGGGACTGGAACCAACCCCCACAAAAATAGCAAGAACTCTGCCTGAGAGAATCTTCACCCGTTTTACGAAGGAAAACACAGCAATATAGCCGCTACACCAACAGGGCAATTTGCATCCGTTGTTGCGACAAGGCAAACCGCCCAGAATCGAGGATGGAGTCCAAGCAAGATCAGCATTCTCTCGCCACAAATTGGGTTTCACACGCGGTCCTTCAAAACCTTGCAGACCAACATGACTGGACTTGCTTAGAGCTCCATGAAGGACCAGATCAACCTCGACCTATCATCAAAGGTCTGCCACCAAAGCGGCTGTATTTGCACCCCGACGATCAAATTGCTGCTCTCGCTCACGAAGAAGCCACCGGGGAGAAGCTGCTCAACACCCCCGAGTTCGAATGGGTCTTGGCCGTGCATATCAGTGAGACTTGGTCTCTCGGCAAGTTCTCGGCTGTTTTCGACACAATCTCTAATACCAGTGCGCAACAAAAGAGAATAGTGCTGGCAACAGTTCACAACGATTCCACAGTGGTTTACTATGTAATGCACGAAGGATTGGTCAAACCTCGTCAAAATTGAAGTTTTACTGGCAGCTATCCCTTTACcgcttcatcttct
Protein-coding sequences here:
- a CDS encoding COBW domain-containing protein (similar to Metarhizium robertsii ARSEF 23 XP_011411649.1), which produces MSYTRDNNTEAEPFPSVDQGSPIELTQSPNSDGSKVAVANRPAASSSLSGRLRRVSQSFEQSELPEGFFAATGGIASSILSRQTGPRVTSGTLSSARTQTAPLGEDATQPTPIQPVPEEIRTESNHDGSSGTQTIAKCAGEPASAAPFPNGYHFPPKHSFGESTKLGLLAFWSYILTPVGFAVTIYGLNVVAWGGMLFLLLCNASPAMCHPTCNDINSPRRIWIEIDSQILNALFCVTGFGLAPWRFRDLYFLLQYRLAKKHEALRRLAGIHRGWFRLAGSRELPPSVGPRNVNGNELQPTSRSAIPFPETKIPEAPLTGVRARPTQVWKLDLVIWLMVANTFLQCVLSGFMWGMNRYNRPSWATGLFVALGCSVAGVGGFIMFLEGKAVKGIEGVPVSQKDMERLEQDREQGIWHFNNIQDKNLDVKGKQGKQ
- a CDS encoding tRNA-splicing endonuclease subunit Sen15 (similar to Metarhizium robertsii ARSEF 23 XP_007819819.1) → MESKQDQHSLATNWVSHAVLQNLADQHDWTCLELHEGPDQPRPIIKGLPPKRLYLHPDDQIAALAHEEATGEKLLNTPEFEWVLAVHISETWSLGKFSAVFDTISNTSAQQKRIVLATVHNDSTVVYYVMHEGLVKPRQN
- a CDS encoding Yippee-like protein (similar to Beauveria bassiana ARSEF 2860 XP_008603429.1), which gives rise to MGLSYNTYLNSSKIYGCKSCKAHLANHEDIISRNFRGQHGKAYLFHSVVNIEAGDPSERNMTTGRHIVRDITCRQCKETVGWKYDKAYENSEKYKEGKFILEAELLCNVT